The genomic interval AGAAGATTTTTATGTCAATTGTGTTTGTTCCGATAGTAAGTATAGAATATGGTGGGGAGGAGGAAAGGCTGTGGAAATGTTAGATTTGAATAATTTACATACTTCCGAAAGAGCCCTGACTGTCGATCTTCAATATATCGAGATTGATGAGCAATACATGAATTTCAATAATCTAGCCGACAGTTTAAAAAATGACATTCAATTTTCTTCCGTCCCGCTATTCCATAATTATCCAGAAAATTTAAAACTGGCATATAAAATAAATCACATTAATTTCCATTTCTCAGCAATAGATTGGGCATCTCAACATAAAATAAGATACAGTTATAAATTGATCGGTTTGGATAATCATTGGAGTGAACCAAATGAAGAGTCTAAAGCAGATTATAGAAATATTCCTCAAGGTAATTATGTGTTTAAAGTTATGGCTGTGGGGTCGGACGGTAAATGGAGTGAGCCATTTGAATATAAGTTTTCGGTGCGATCTCCTTGGTGGCATACTTGGTGGGCAAGGTTGGGATACGCAGTTATTGCTGCTATTGTAATATCATTAATTGTTAGCTACTACATATCTCAGCTAAAACAAAGACAGAAATTTCTTGAACGTCAAGTTGCATATGCTACGCAGAAAGTAGAGGCTTCTCACAAAGAGATTACCGACAGTATTATTTATGCAAAAAGAATTCAGTATGCCATTCTTCCTCGAGTTGGAAAGATCCGTAAGAAGCTGAAAGGCATCTTCGTTCTGTATAGTCCAAAAGATATTGTTTCGGGTGATTTTTTCTGGACAGAAATGGTTGGTAATAAAATATTCTTGGCTGTCGCCGATTGTACCGGTCATGGTGTGCCAGGAGCAATGGTAAGTGTGGTTTGTAGTAATGTGCTTACTAAAAGTGTAAGGGAGTTACGATTGCACAATCCAGCAAAAATATTAGATAGGGCTGTAAGCTTACTGGAAGAGAGGTTCTCCCACAGTTCAGAAACTGTTCAAGATGGGATGGATGTGTCTATGTGTTGTGTTGATTTGAAAACGATGAAATTAGAATATGCTGGTGCAAATAGTGCATTGTATTATATCAGAAAAGGC from Flavobacteriales bacterium carries:
- a CDS encoding SpoIIE family protein phosphatase encodes the protein NYVTSLTIEDNNVLWIATEKGINRIDLNDVSSVNDISIQTIHKRDGLKGEDFYVNCVCSDSKYRIWWGGGKAVEMLDLNNLHTSERALTVDLQYIEIDEQYMNFNNLADSLKNDIQFSSVPLFHNYPENLKLAYKINHINFHFSAIDWASQHKIRYSYKLIGLDNHWSEPNEESKADYRNIPQGNYVFKVMAVGSDGKWSEPFEYKFSVRSPWWHTWWARLGYAVIAAIVISLIVSYYISQLKQRQKFLERQVAYATQKVEASHKEITDSIIYAKRIQYAILPRVGKIRKKLKGIFVLYSPKDIVSGDFFWTEMVGNKIFLAVADCTGHGVPGAMVSVVCSNVLTKSVRELRLHNPAKILDRAVSLLEERFSHSSETVQDGMDVSMCCVDLKTMKLEYAGANSALYYIRKGILHEIKPDKQPVGKYVDQHPFTPHIMDVEDGDCFYLFSDGFADQFGGPNNKKYKSKHFKTLLVENHLKPMDEQKVLLSETFKAWKGDIEQLDDVCVMGFRV